The Mangifera indica cultivar Alphonso chromosome 8, CATAS_Mindica_2.1, whole genome shotgun sequence genome has a window encoding:
- the LOC123224450 gene encoding pectin acetylesterase 8-like isoform X1, with translation MDRMVASRLGQLLILLVCGLIILKTDGYYVDITYVDSAVAKGAVCLDGSAPAYHFSPGFGAGVNNWLVHIEGGGWCNNASTCLSRKSTRLGSSTKMVKKVAFSGMLSNKQKFNPDFFDWNKVKVRYCDGASFTGDVEAVNPATNLHYRGARVFLAIMEDLMAKGMKNAKNAVLSGCSAGGLTSILHCDKFRGLFPTGTKVKCFADAGYFINAKDVSGANHIEQFYSEVVATHQSAKNLPAYCTSKLKPGLCFFPQYMAREIATPIFLVNAAYDSWQIKNILAPGVADPHGTWHSCKLDINKCSASQLQTMQDFRNQFLIAISGLGKSANKGMFIDSCYAHCQTETQETWLGDDSPVLDKMSIAKAVGDWFYDRSPFQKVDCPYPCNPTCHNRVFDPNSIHQLEIDI, from the exons ATGGACAGGATGGTTGCTTCAAGATTGGGCCAATTGTTAATTCTTTTAGTTTGTGGACTGATAATCCTGAAAACAGATGGCTATTATGTGGATATCACCTATGTTGACAGTGCTGTAGCAAAAGGAGCCG TTTGTTTGGATGGTAGTGCGCCTGCTTACCATTTCAGTCCGGGGTTTGGTGCTGGGGTAAACAATTGGTTGGTGCATATTGAG GGTGGTGGCTGGTGCAACAATGCCTCAACTTGTCTTTCCCGCAAAAGTACCCGTTTAGGTTCATCTACGAAAATGGTCAAGAAAGTTGCATTTTCAGGAATGCTGAGCAACAAGCAAAAGTTTAACCCAG atttttttgaTTGGAATAAAGTTAAGGTTAGATACTGTGATGGGGCATCATTTACTGGCGATGTGGAAGCTGTAAATCCT GCAACTAATCTTCACTACAGAGGAGCCAGGGTTTTTCTTGCCATCATGGAGGATCTAATGGCTAAAGGAATGAAGAACGCTAAAAAT GCTGTTCTGTCCGGCTGTTCAGCTGGTGGATTGACTTCGATTTTGCATTGTGATAAATTCCGAGGTCTCTTTCCCACGGGCACCAAAGTGAAATGCTTTGCAGATGCTGGTTATTTTATCAATGC GAAGGATGTTTCTGGAGCAAATCACATTGAACAGTTTTACAGTGAAGTGGTCGCAACACAC CAATCGGCTAAGAATTTGCCAGCATACTGCACTTCGAAATTGAAACCAGGATTG TGTTTCTTCCCACAATACATGGCGAGGGAAATAGCTACACCAATATTTCTTGTAAATGCAGCCTATGATTCATGGCAG ATAAAGAACATTTTGGCACCGGGTGTTGCTGATCCCCATGGAACTTGGCACAGCTGCAAGCTCGATATAAACAAGTGTTCAGCTTCTCAGCTGCAAACAATGCAAG ATTTCAGGAATCAATTCTTGATCGCAATTTCTGGACTTGGCAAATCAGCAAATAAAGGGATGTTTATAGACTCTTGCTATGCCCATTGCCAAACTGAAACGCAGGAGACATGGTTAGGGGACGACTCTCCGGTTCTCGATAAGATG TCAATTGCTAAGGCAGTGGGAGACTGGTTTTATGACCGGAGTCCTTTCCAAAAGGTTGATTGCCCTTATCCTTGCAACCCGACTTGCCACAACCGTGTTTTCGATCCTAATTCCATTCATCAACTAGAGATAGATATATAG
- the LOC123223968 gene encoding uncharacterized protein LOC123223968 — protein MIIEWFVGEPLKAALLINYDPNGPSRLLSTIACSAEQEGQKVNPIELSQFVDFIKQNNLQTQSFIIGPNQYVVTSVHENWFCARCMNTLKPAGEGAIAMQTKAFLLVALYDGSIGSASRAMLSVDQLIWQLGRRNL, from the exons ATGATTATCGAAT GGTTTGTAGGGGAGCCACTGAAGGCAGCTTTGCTCATTAACTATGACCCCAATGGACCCTCTCGCTTGTTGTCTACCAT TGCTTGCAGTGCTGAGCAGGAAGGACAAAAAGTTAATCCCATTGAATTGAGtcaatttgttgattttatcaaacaaaataatctcCAGACTCAAAGCTTCATCATTGGGCCAAACCAGT ATGTGGTTACTTCAGTTCATGAGAATTGGTTTTGTGCAAGATGCATGAACACATTAAAACCTGCTGGTGAAGGTGCTATTGCTATGCAGACAAAGGCATTCCTTTTAGTTGCTCT GTATGATGGCTCAATTGGCTCAGCATCTCGTGCTATGTTGTCTGTTGATCAACTTATATGGCAGTTGGGTCGAAGAAATCTTTAG
- the LOC123224450 gene encoding pectin acetylesterase 8-like isoform X2, protein MVASRLGQLLILLVCGLIILKTDGYYVDITYVDSAVAKGAVCLDGSAPAYHFSPGFGAGVNNWLVHIEGGGWCNNASTCLSRKSTRLGSSTKMVKKVAFSGMLSNKQKFNPDFFDWNKVKVRYCDGASFTGDVEAVNPATNLHYRGARVFLAIMEDLMAKGMKNAKNAVLSGCSAGGLTSILHCDKFRGLFPTGTKVKCFADAGYFINAKDVSGANHIEQFYSEVVATHQSAKNLPAYCTSKLKPGLCFFPQYMAREIATPIFLVNAAYDSWQIKNILAPGVADPHGTWHSCKLDINKCSASQLQTMQDFRNQFLIAISGLGKSANKGMFIDSCYAHCQTETQETWLGDDSPVLDKMSIAKAVGDWFYDRSPFQKVDCPYPCNPTCHNRVFDPNSIHQLEIDI, encoded by the exons ATGGTTGCTTCAAGATTGGGCCAATTGTTAATTCTTTTAGTTTGTGGACTGATAATCCTGAAAACAGATGGCTATTATGTGGATATCACCTATGTTGACAGTGCTGTAGCAAAAGGAGCCG TTTGTTTGGATGGTAGTGCGCCTGCTTACCATTTCAGTCCGGGGTTTGGTGCTGGGGTAAACAATTGGTTGGTGCATATTGAG GGTGGTGGCTGGTGCAACAATGCCTCAACTTGTCTTTCCCGCAAAAGTACCCGTTTAGGTTCATCTACGAAAATGGTCAAGAAAGTTGCATTTTCAGGAATGCTGAGCAACAAGCAAAAGTTTAACCCAG atttttttgaTTGGAATAAAGTTAAGGTTAGATACTGTGATGGGGCATCATTTACTGGCGATGTGGAAGCTGTAAATCCT GCAACTAATCTTCACTACAGAGGAGCCAGGGTTTTTCTTGCCATCATGGAGGATCTAATGGCTAAAGGAATGAAGAACGCTAAAAAT GCTGTTCTGTCCGGCTGTTCAGCTGGTGGATTGACTTCGATTTTGCATTGTGATAAATTCCGAGGTCTCTTTCCCACGGGCACCAAAGTGAAATGCTTTGCAGATGCTGGTTATTTTATCAATGC GAAGGATGTTTCTGGAGCAAATCACATTGAACAGTTTTACAGTGAAGTGGTCGCAACACAC CAATCGGCTAAGAATTTGCCAGCATACTGCACTTCGAAATTGAAACCAGGATTG TGTTTCTTCCCACAATACATGGCGAGGGAAATAGCTACACCAATATTTCTTGTAAATGCAGCCTATGATTCATGGCAG ATAAAGAACATTTTGGCACCGGGTGTTGCTGATCCCCATGGAACTTGGCACAGCTGCAAGCTCGATATAAACAAGTGTTCAGCTTCTCAGCTGCAAACAATGCAAG ATTTCAGGAATCAATTCTTGATCGCAATTTCTGGACTTGGCAAATCAGCAAATAAAGGGATGTTTATAGACTCTTGCTATGCCCATTGCCAAACTGAAACGCAGGAGACATGGTTAGGGGACGACTCTCCGGTTCTCGATAAGATG TCAATTGCTAAGGCAGTGGGAGACTGGTTTTATGACCGGAGTCCTTTCCAAAAGGTTGATTGCCCTTATCCTTGCAACCCGACTTGCCACAACCGTGTTTTCGATCCTAATTCCATTCATCAACTAGAGATAGATATATAG